In Hwangdonia lutea, a single window of DNA contains:
- a CDS encoding protein O-mannosyl-transferase family, which produces MAHLNFKKWNTILGWLSFLVALITYSLTVEPTVSYWDAGEYILTSAKLQVGHPPGAPLFQMMGAFFSMFALEPSQVGWMMNMMSAVASAFTILFMFWTITLLLKKLVSTGKALSQQQTMAILGSGLVGSLAFTFTDSFWFNAVETEVYAMATLIMSVLFWLGLRWEQDMDKPRGNRWLILMAFIIGLSFGVHFMGLLTIPAIGLIYYFKNYKTVTVKNFIIANAISIGILLFVFKLLAPNILKIFSAFEIFFVNSVGLPFNSGTIIAGLLLIAIIYYALRYTRQKQYVHLNTGILCITFIIIGFSTWLMLPIRANANVVVNENNPSDARELLAYYNLEQYPETHLFYGPLFTDQYAYLDENNPYTDDKPNYEKDEEKGKYVIVNDYKNAKQNYNSKHAAVLPRMWSPEHAENYMMFSGFLDFKLKPDYQMQNELRKAVSDFKNDVAQGNVDYEDYHNFLKRFKSYIDIEKPSLASNIIYMLEYQLGYMFWRYFMWNFTGRQDDIQGRYDNHGNWLSGIKLIDEWHLGYSQDNLPSDVKNNKARNTYYFLPLILGLIGMFFLFNKDKKTFWVMLVFFLFTGLAIQFYTNVRPFEPRERDYSVVGSFYVFAIWIGFGVYAIYNMLKKHLPSKVAVPIITIACLILVPGILAANNWDDHDRSGKYTARSMAYKYLDSCEENAILFTIGDNDTFALWYAQEIEGYRTDVRVVNTSLFQTDWYIDQMKRKAYESDPIPSQLTHEHYRYGTNDYVMVEDFVKDTLNIKDALNFITSNNPRSKYKYILQQQGVDVSQVRSQDLNANYLPTGHLRLPVNKENALKYGIVKPKDADKMVSHIDIHIKDGALYKNRLLMLDVVANNDWKRPINFTGGAFADDDYIWMKDYLQLDGMCYKLVPIKTPVDRANPFDMGRVDSDLMYEKVKKWDWGNSGSPDIYHDVETRKNSITYRGNLARLMEQLINEDKLEKAEEIADIAMTNMPVEYFGFYTLLEPYISGYYEVGNKEKAQQLFKEVANKYQENLSYYSGLKVENQERLFEEIYTDIQRYKSLIDVLVEYDIDFAETEGDIFNNYLKLFRHFYGEDELEEEQQQTDLDLPDSSSLRIDTAN; this is translated from the coding sequence ATGGCACATTTAAACTTTAAAAAATGGAACACCATTTTAGGATGGCTCTCTTTTTTAGTTGCATTGATCACTTACAGCTTAACCGTTGAACCTACCGTAAGTTACTGGGACGCGGGCGAATATATTTTAACCTCAGCAAAATTACAGGTTGGTCATCCACCGGGAGCGCCCTTGTTTCAAATGATGGGTGCCTTCTTTTCCATGTTTGCTTTAGAGCCATCGCAAGTCGGTTGGATGATGAACATGATGAGTGCCGTAGCCAGCGCATTTACCATTTTATTTATGTTTTGGACCATCACCTTGCTGTTAAAAAAACTTGTTAGTACCGGCAAAGCATTAAGCCAGCAACAAACTATGGCCATTTTGGGCAGCGGTTTGGTGGGCAGCTTAGCGTTTACCTTTACCGATTCGTTTTGGTTTAATGCCGTGGAGACCGAGGTTTATGCCATGGCAACCTTAATTATGTCTGTTTTATTTTGGTTAGGCTTACGCTGGGAACAAGACATGGACAAACCCCGCGGTAACCGTTGGCTTATTTTAATGGCCTTTATTATCGGGCTTTCGTTTGGGGTGCATTTTATGGGCTTATTAACCATTCCAGCCATTGGTCTTATTTATTATTTTAAAAATTACAAAACCGTTACGGTTAAAAATTTCATTATCGCAAATGCCATTTCTATTGGTATTTTATTGTTTGTTTTTAAATTATTAGCGCCCAATATTCTTAAAATATTCAGTGCTTTTGAAATCTTTTTTGTCAATAGCGTTGGATTACCGTTCAATTCTGGAACCATAATAGCAGGTTTATTATTAATAGCCATTATTTATTATGCTTTAAGATACACGCGCCAAAAACAATACGTGCACCTTAATACAGGCATCCTTTGTATTACCTTTATCATTATAGGGTTTTCAACCTGGTTAATGCTACCTATTCGAGCCAATGCCAATGTGGTGGTAAACGAGAACAACCCGTCTGATGCTCGAGAACTGCTAGCCTATTACAACCTGGAACAATACCCGGAAACCCATTTGTTTTACGGCCCTTTGTTTACCGACCAGTATGCATATTTAGATGAAAACAATCCGTACACAGACGATAAGCCTAACTACGAAAAAGACGAAGAAAAAGGCAAATACGTTATTGTAAACGATTATAAAAACGCCAAACAGAACTACAACTCAAAACACGCCGCTGTGCTTCCTAGAATGTGGAGCCCCGAGCATGCCGAAAATTATATGATGTTTTCCGGGTTTTTAGATTTTAAACTGAAACCCGATTACCAAATGCAAAACGAGCTTCGTAAAGCGGTATCCGATTTTAAAAACGATGTGGCCCAAGGCAATGTAGATTACGAAGATTACCACAACTTTTTAAAACGATTTAAAAGCTATATCGATATTGAAAAACCCTCGTTGGCATCAAATATTATTTACATGCTCGAGTACCAACTTGGGTATATGTTTTGGCGTTATTTTATGTGGAATTTCACAGGGCGACAAGACGATATTCAAGGCCGTTACGACAATCATGGGAATTGGTTAAGCGGCATAAAACTTATTGACGAATGGCATTTAGGCTATTCGCAAGATAATTTGCCCAGCGACGTAAAAAACAACAAAGCACGCAACACGTATTATTTTCTGCCTTTAATTTTAGGGCTTATCGGTATGTTTTTCCTCTTTAATAAAGATAAAAAAACGTTTTGGGTGATGCTGGTGTTTTTCCTATTTACGGGATTGGCCATTCAGTTTTATACCAACGTCCGCCCGTTTGAACCTCGCGAACGCGATTACTCCGTTGTGGGCTCATTTTATGTGTTTGCCATATGGATTGGTTTTGGGGTTTACGCTATTTACAATATGCTTAAAAAACACTTGCCATCAAAAGTCGCAGTGCCCATAATTACTATTGCTTGTTTAATATTAGTACCTGGGATTTTAGCCGCAAACAATTGGGACGACCACGACAGATCTGGGAAATACACCGCAAGATCCATGGCATACAAATATTTGGATTCTTGTGAAGAAAACGCCATACTATTTACCATTGGCGACAACGACACCTTTGCCCTTTGGTACGCCCAAGAAATTGAAGGTTACCGTACCGATGTGCGTGTGGTAAACACCAGTTTATTTCAAACCGATTGGTATATCGACCAAATGAAACGTAAAGCCTACGAAAGCGACCCTATCCCATCGCAATTAACTCATGAGCACTACAGATATGGTACTAATGATTATGTGATGGTTGAAGACTTTGTAAAAGACACCCTCAACATAAAGGACGCCCTAAACTTTATAACCAGCAACAATCCACGATCTAAATATAAATATATCCTGCAACAACAAGGTGTTGATGTTTCGCAAGTTAGAAGTCAAGATTTAAACGCCAACTATTTACCAACAGGTCATTTAAGGCTTCCTGTAAATAAAGAAAACGCACTTAAATACGGCATCGTAAAACCAAAAGATGCTGATAAAATGGTGTCGCATATAGACATTCATATTAAAGATGGCGCCCTGTACAAAAACCGCCTTTTAATGCTCGATGTTGTGGCCAACAACGACTGGAAACGCCCTATCAATTTTACTGGTGGTGCCTTTGCAGACGATGATTATATTTGGATGAAAGACTACCTGCAACTCGATGGCATGTGCTATAAATTAGTGCCTATTAAAACACCGGTTGACAGAGCAAATCCTTTTGATATGGGTCGTGTAGATAGCGATTTAATGTACGAAAAAGTTAAAAAATGGGATTGGGGCAACAGCGGTAGCCCAGATATTTACCACGATGTTGAAACCCGTAAAAACTCGATTACGTATCGCGGTAATTTAGCCCGTTTAATGGAGCAACTTATCAATGAGGATAAGTTAGAAAAAGCCGAGGAAATAGCCGATATCGCCATGACCAACATGCCTGTTGAATATTTTGGATTTTACACGCTTTTAGAACCTTACATTAGTGGTTATTACGAGGTTGGAAACAAAGAAAAAGCACAACAACTATTTAAGGAAGTAGCCAATAAATATCAGGAAAACTTGAGTTATTACAGCGGTTTAAAAGTTGAAAACCAAGAGCGTTTGTTTGAAGAAATTTATACCGATATCCAACGTTATAAAAGCCTAATTGATGTTTTAGTGGAATACGATATAGATTTTGCAGAAACCGAAGGCGATATTTTCAATAACTACCTAAAACTGTTTAGGCACTTCTATGGCGAAGACGAGCTTGAAGAAGAGCAACAGCAAACAGATTTAGACCTTCCTGACAGCAGTAGTTTACGAATCGATACAGCCAATTAA
- a CDS encoding CsbD family protein, translated as MTKPWQDKAKGNWNIAKGKLKQKWGELTDDDLDYQEGKEDELLGRIQKRTGESKSRINDYLDDLKY; from the coding sequence ATGACTAAGCCATGGCAAGATAAAGCAAAAGGCAATTGGAATATTGCTAAAGGAAAATTGAAACAAAAATGGGGCGAACTAACTGATGACGATTTAGATTACCAAGAAGGTAAAGAAGATGAGTTGTTGGGCAGAATTCAAAAACGCACAGGCGAATCGAAGTCTCGTATAAATGATTACCTCGACGATCTTAAATATTGA
- a CDS encoding universal stress protein has translation MKKILVPTDFSEQAENALKVAAQLAKQHHCEIHLLHIVEIPMHKVDALSSYNNLPEAIYFMKLANKQFKDLKAKPYLKDLVVHEHVDLHEIFKGIFQTCKKHHIDLVVMGSNGVSGLREMLIGSNTEKVVRTSETPVLVIKNKHEKFKVKDFVFASDFKEESKIPYQKALGFAQILGAKMHLLMVNTPHKFVTSAKANDRMNTFIETNKSNNYTTNIYNDLSIEKGIMNFSKSIKAGLIGMSTHGRQGISHFFNGSISEDLVNHAKRPVITFKI, from the coding sequence ATGAAAAAAATACTTGTCCCTACCGATTTTTCCGAGCAAGCAGAAAACGCATTAAAAGTTGCCGCGCAATTAGCTAAGCAACACCACTGCGAAATTCATTTGCTTCACATAGTTGAAATACCGATGCACAAGGTTGATGCGTTAAGCAGTTACAACAATTTGCCCGAGGCCATTTATTTTATGAAGTTGGCCAACAAACAATTCAAGGATTTAAAAGCCAAACCTTACTTAAAAGATTTGGTTGTGCACGAACATGTGGATTTACACGAAATATTTAAGGGCATTTTTCAAACCTGCAAAAAACACCATATCGATTTGGTTGTTATGGGCTCAAACGGTGTAAGCGGTTTGCGAGAAATGCTTATTGGGAGCAATACCGAAAAAGTGGTGCGCACCTCTGAAACTCCGGTGCTCGTGATTAAAAACAAGCATGAAAAATTTAAGGTAAAGGATTTTGTTTTTGCATCTGATTTTAAAGAAGAAAGCAAAATACCATACCAAAAGGCCCTTGGATTTGCCCAAATTTTAGGCGCCAAAATGCATTTGCTCATGGTAAATACACCCCATAAATTTGTAACATCGGCAAAGGCAAACGATAGAATGAACACCTTTATTGAAACCAATAAATCCAACAATTACACTACCAATATCTATAACGATTTAAGTATTGAAAAAGGCATAATGAATTTTTCAAAATCGATTAAAGCCGGCTTAATTGGAATGAGTACCCACGGCAGACAAGGCATTTCTCATTTTTTTAACGGCAGCATTAGTGAAGATTTGGTAAACCACGCGAAACGACCGGTGATTACTTTTAAGATCTAA
- the rimP gene encoding ribosome assembly cofactor RimP: MFKNTVTELLEKALVERPDLFLIDFSIDSSNHIKIIIDGDNGVLVEDCMFISRAIEHNLDREEQDFSLEVMSAGATAPLVHNRQYAKNIKRTLEVRTASDKIEGVLTEATDDTIKLEWKVREPKPVGKGKITVKKEANIAYKDIVEAKVMIKF, translated from the coding sequence ATGTTTAAAAATACCGTTACAGAATTACTTGAAAAAGCATTGGTGGAACGCCCAGATTTATTCCTGATTGATTTCTCTATTGATAGCAGCAATCACATCAAGATAATCATTGATGGCGATAATGGGGTTTTAGTTGAAGACTGCATGTTCATCAGCAGAGCCATCGAGCATAATTTGGATAGGGAAGAACAGGATTTTTCCTTAGAGGTTATGTCGGCTGGTGCCACGGCGCCCTTGGTTCATAATCGGCAGTATGCAAAAAATATAAAAAGAACCCTGGAAGTAAGAACAGCATCTGATAAAATAGAAGGGGTTCTTACCGAAGCTACCGATGACACGATAAAATTAGAGTGGAAAGTTAGGGAGCCCAAACCCGTAGGAAAAGGCAAAATAACGGTAAAGAAAGAAGCAAATATTGCTTATAAAGATATTGTAGAAGCAAAAGTTATGATTAAATTTTAA
- the nusA gene encoding transcription termination factor NusA, which translates to MENIALIESFSEFKDDKLIDRVTLMAILEDVFRSALKKKYGDDDNFDIIVNPDKGDLEIWRNRVVVADGEVEDPNQEISLTEARKIEPDFEVGEDVSEEVKLIDLGRRAILALRQNLISKIHEHDNTIIYKHFKDLVGEIYTAEVHHIRHRAVILLDDEGNEIVLPKDRQIPSDFFRKGDNVRGVIDSVELKGAKPTIIMSRSSPKFLEKLFEQEIPEVFDGLITIKNVVRIPGEKAKVAVDSYDDRIDPVGACVGMKGSRIHGIVRELGNENIDVINYTNNLQLYVTRALSPARVTSVKLNEDTKRAEVILKPEEVSKAIGRGGHNIRLAGQLTGFEIDVLREGAEEDVELREFSDEIESWIIDEFSKAGLDTAKSILEQDVVDLVKRTDLEEETINDVLRILREEFEE; encoded by the coding sequence ATGGAAAATATAGCGTTAATTGAATCGTTTTCAGAATTCAAAGACGATAAGTTAATTGACAGAGTAACGTTAATGGCTATTTTAGAGGATGTATTTAGAAGTGCTTTAAAAAAGAAATATGGCGACGACGATAATTTCGATATTATTGTAAACCCAGATAAAGGCGATTTAGAGATTTGGAGAAATAGAGTAGTGGTTGCTGATGGCGAGGTTGAAGATCCAAATCAAGAAATATCATTAACTGAAGCTCGTAAAATAGAGCCGGATTTTGAGGTGGGTGAAGATGTGTCAGAAGAAGTAAAACTTATAGATCTTGGAAGACGTGCTATTTTAGCGTTGCGTCAAAATTTAATCTCTAAAATCCATGAGCACGACAATACCATTATCTATAAGCATTTTAAAGATTTAGTAGGCGAGATTTATACGGCCGAAGTGCATCATATTCGCCACAGAGCCGTTATTTTATTGGATGATGAAGGGAATGAAATCGTGTTGCCAAAAGACCGACAAATACCTTCGGATTTCTTTAGAAAAGGCGATAATGTTCGTGGCGTCATTGATAGTGTAGAGCTTAAAGGCGCTAAACCAACCATTATCATGTCCAGAAGTTCGCCTAAGTTTTTAGAAAAATTATTCGAACAGGAAATCCCGGAAGTTTTCGATGGTTTAATAACCATTAAAAACGTGGTGAGAATCCCAGGGGAAAAAGCCAAAGTGGCTGTCGATTCTTATGATGATAGAATTGATCCCGTTGGTGCCTGTGTAGGTATGAAAGGTTCAAGAATTCACGGCATTGTGCGTGAGTTAGGAAACGAAAACATCGACGTTATAAACTATACAAACAACCTGCAACTTTACGTAACTAGAGCGTTAAGTCCAGCACGGGTAACATCGGTTAAGTTAAATGAAGACACAAAACGTGCCGAGGTTATTTTAAAGCCAGAAGAGGTAAGTAAAGCCATTGGTAGAGGTGGTCATAACATCCGTTTGGCAGGACAACTAACTGGTTTCGAGATTGATGTGCTAAGAGAAGGAGCAGAAGAAGATGTAGAGTTGAGAGAGTTTTCCGATGAAATCGAATCTTGGATTATAGACGAGTTTAGCAAAGCTGGATTAGACACAGCAAAAAGCATTTTAGAACAAGATGTGGTAGATTTAGTTAAACGAACAGATTTAGAAGAAGAAACAATTAATGATGTTCTTAGAATTTTAAGAGAAGAATTCGAAGAATAA
- the infB gene encoding translation initiation factor IF-2 has translation MAETIRLNKVLRELNISLDRAVEFLDSKGVEIEKRPTTKISEETYKILSDEFETDANKKVASQEVSEAKQKEKDMLREQRERELEEKQKRAAQKQEVVKAAKTLSGPKTVGKIDLDPKKKEEPLAKKEEVVPEAPKEKAKAAVKEEKAQPDKAKKTEPKKEKASKEKEKETPKKVNVTDDQEVVVEEKVETQYKKLSGPKIAGDKIDLSQFNKPKKKKEDKKTDAKKDDGAAHKKKRRRISKAGAPGAGGGNASRGKNDRFKGKPGAGKGRRNIVKEEPSEEDVKKQVRETLEKLQGKTSKGKGAKYRRDKRDQHREQTEIDEQIEAAESKILKVTEFVTANEVATMMDVSVTQIISACMSLGMMVTMNQRLDAETLSIVAEEFGYKVEFVTADIEESIEEVEDKPEDLEPRAPIVTVMGHVDHGKTSLLDYIRQENVIAGESGGITQHIGAYGVQLENGQKIAFLDTPGHEAFTAMRARGAQVTDIAIIVAAADDDIMPQTKEAISHAQAAGVPIVFAINKIDLPTANPEKIKEGLAQMNLLVEDWGGKVQSHDISAKKGTGVKELLEKVLLEAELLELTANPNKLAQGTVVEAFLDKGRGYVSTILVQSGTLKIGDYVLAGQHSGKVKAMHDERGNDISEAGPSTPVSILGLDGAPQAGDKFNVFEDEREAKQIASKRAQLQREQSVRTQRHITLDEIGRRIALGDFQELNIILKGDVDGSVEALTDSFQKLSTEEIHVNIIHKGVGAITESDVLLATASDAIIIGFNVRPVGNARMIADKEEIDIRTYSIIYDAINDLKDAMEGMLSPELKEEITGTAEIREIFKVSKVGSIAGCMVTNGKILRSSSIRLIRDGVVVYTGELASLKRFKDDVKEVSKGYDCGMQIKNYNDIKEGDVIEAFHEVEVKKKLK, from the coding sequence ATGGCTGAAACAATTAGATTAAATAAAGTATTACGCGAGCTTAACATCTCTTTAGATCGTGCCGTGGAATTTTTGGATTCCAAAGGTGTCGAAATAGAGAAGCGCCCTACTACAAAAATTTCTGAAGAGACTTATAAAATTCTTTCAGACGAATTTGAAACAGATGCTAATAAAAAAGTAGCATCTCAAGAAGTTAGTGAGGCTAAGCAAAAAGAGAAGGATATGTTGCGCGAACAACGCGAGCGTGAACTTGAAGAAAAGCAAAAACGAGCAGCCCAAAAACAAGAAGTTGTAAAAGCAGCTAAAACACTTTCTGGACCAAAAACAGTTGGTAAAATTGATTTAGACCCTAAAAAGAAAGAAGAACCACTTGCTAAAAAAGAAGAGGTAGTTCCAGAAGCGCCAAAGGAAAAAGCTAAAGCAGCTGTAAAAGAAGAAAAAGCGCAGCCTGATAAAGCCAAAAAAACTGAGCCAAAAAAGGAAAAAGCTTCAAAAGAAAAGGAAAAGGAAACCCCTAAAAAGGTAAATGTTACTGATGACCAAGAAGTTGTTGTTGAAGAAAAAGTAGAAACCCAATACAAAAAACTTTCCGGTCCAAAAATTGCTGGCGATAAAATTGATTTATCTCAGTTTAATAAACCTAAGAAAAAGAAAGAAGACAAGAAAACCGACGCTAAAAAAGACGACGGAGCAGCCCATAAGAAAAAGCGTCGCCGTATTAGTAAAGCCGGTGCTCCAGGGGCTGGAGGCGGAAACGCTTCAAGAGGTAAGAACGATAGGTTTAAAGGGAAACCCGGAGCCGGAAAAGGCAGACGAAACATTGTTAAAGAAGAGCCTAGTGAAGAAGATGTAAAAAAACAAGTGCGCGAAACACTTGAAAAACTTCAAGGCAAAACAAGCAAAGGTAAAGGTGCCAAATACAGAAGAGATAAAAGAGATCAACACAGGGAGCAAACCGAGATTGATGAGCAAATAGAAGCGGCAGAAAGCAAAATCCTTAAAGTTACGGAGTTCGTAACTGCAAACGAAGTCGCTACTATGATGGACGTGAGTGTAACTCAAATTATTTCGGCATGTATGTCTTTAGGGATGATGGTTACCATGAATCAGCGATTAGACGCTGAAACCTTATCTATCGTAGCTGAAGAATTCGGATATAAAGTGGAATTTGTTACAGCCGATATAGAGGAATCTATTGAAGAGGTTGAAGACAAACCAGAGGATTTAGAGCCACGTGCACCAATTGTAACCGTTATGGGGCATGTCGATCACGGTAAAACCTCGCTTCTCGATTATATTCGTCAAGAAAATGTAATTGCTGGCGAGTCGGGTGGCATCACCCAGCATATTGGGGCCTATGGTGTACAATTGGAAAATGGTCAAAAAATTGCCTTTTTAGACACACCTGGTCACGAAGCCTTTACCGCTATGCGTGCTCGTGGAGCGCAAGTTACAGACATTGCCATTATTGTGGCTGCGGCCGATGATGATATTATGCCACAAACAAAAGAAGCCATTTCGCATGCACAAGCAGCGGGAGTGCCCATTGTTTTTGCTATAAATAAAATTGATTTACCAACTGCAAACCCTGAAAAAATTAAAGAAGGTTTAGCGCAAATGAACCTGCTTGTTGAAGATTGGGGCGGTAAAGTTCAATCGCACGATATTTCAGCTAAAAAAGGAACAGGCGTTAAAGAGTTGTTGGAAAAAGTATTGCTCGAAGCCGAATTATTAGAGCTTACGGCAAACCCTAATAAATTGGCACAAGGAACCGTTGTTGAAGCCTTTCTGGATAAGGGACGTGGTTATGTATCGACAATCTTGGTGCAATCCGGAACCTTGAAAATTGGCGATTATGTACTGGCAGGTCAGCATAGTGGGAAAGTTAAAGCGATGCACGATGAGCGTGGAAATGATATTTCTGAAGCGGGGCCATCAACACCGGTATCCATTTTAGGATTAGACGGTGCGCCACAAGCGGGTGATAAGTTTAATGTATTTGAAGATGAACGTGAAGCCAAACAAATTGCTTCGAAACGAGCTCAATTACAGCGTGAGCAATCCGTTAGAACGCAACGCCATATTACATTGGATGAAATTGGTCGTCGTATAGCATTGGGCGATTTCCAAGAATTGAACATTATCCTAAAAGGCGATGTAGATGGTTCGGTGGAAGCGCTTACGGATTCCTTCCAAAAATTATCAACGGAAGAAATTCATGTAAACATCATCCATAAAGGGGTTGGTGCGATAACTGAAAGTGACGTGTTGTTGGCAACAGCCTCTGATGCCATTATCATTGGGTTTAATGTTCGTCCTGTTGGAAATGCAAGAATGATTGCCGACAAAGAAGAAATCGATATTAGAACTTACTCTATTATCTACGATGCCATTAACGATCTTAAAGACGCTATGGAAGGCATGTTATCTCCAGAGCTTAAAGAAGAAATTACAGGTACGGCAGAAATTAGAGAGATATTTAAAGTTTCTAAGGTTGGTAGTATTGCAGGTTGTATGGTTACCAATGGTAAAATACTTAGAAGTTCAAGTATTCGACTGATTCGCGACGGTGTGGTTGTATATACAGGTGAATTAGCATCGTTAAAACGATTTAAGGACGATGTAAAAGAAGTATCAAAAGGATACGACTGTGGTATGCAAATTAAAAACTACAACGATATTAAGGAAGGCGATGTTATTGAAGCATTCCACGAAGTTGAGGTTAAAAAGAAGTTGAAATAA
- a CDS encoding phage tail protein gives MKKKITLLSLLLCLSFSNSTQAQSDPFIGQISMFAGNFAPRGWAFCDGQLLPISQYSALFSILGTTYGGDGRTTFALPDLRGRVPMHNGNGPGLTSRQLGQKFGSETNTLTVNQMPSHSHTVNAVTEDGNQSVPIGNLPAGTKVLDKEYSNAASNTTMNANMINASGNNQPVNNIQPVLVINYIIALQGVYPSRN, from the coding sequence ATGAAAAAAAAAATTACACTTTTATCACTATTACTATGTTTAAGTTTTAGTAATTCCACTCAAGCGCAATCTGATCCATTTATAGGTCAAATCTCAATGTTTGCAGGCAATTTTGCTCCAAGAGGTTGGGCGTTTTGCGATGGGCAACTTTTACCAATAAGCCAATATTCAGCCCTGTTTTCCATTTTAGGGACGACCTACGGAGGTGATGGACGCACAACATTTGCATTGCCAGATTTACGAGGTAGAGTGCCCATGCATAACGGTAACGGGCCTGGGTTGACCAGCAGACAATTGGGGCAAAAGTTTGGCTCAGAAACAAACACACTCACTGTTAACCAAATGCCGTCGCATTCGCATACAGTAAATGCTGTTACAGAAGACGGCAACCAATCGGTGCCAATAGGTAATTTGCCAGCAGGCACCAAAGTATTGGATAAAGAATACTCTAATGCAGCTTCAAATACAACCATGAATGCAAACATGATTAATGCTAGCGGTAACAATCAACCAGTTAACAATATACAGCCTGTTTTGGTAATAAACTATATTATTGCGCTTCAAGGTGTTTATCCATCTCGTAATTAA
- a CDS encoding T9SS type A sorting domain-containing protein, translating to MKNYISILFMVGFSTICFAQITFNGCHPLFDDQDFIFTEISTDATGRNVFETIPIDGNQPCSGVGICEFRISWNNVENRWEFIADDGTGDFSSPFLIYTNSEASTPNPPSLNLGTWVENASVTSGDCGGDLTTTNATLTGDVQDTTLGVDVLGLESRVMLYPNPANEIIHINHKGYDIDNVAIYNVIGKLVLDAKVSRSIDVSKFNSGLYFVRIRIENQELVKKLLIK from the coding sequence ATGAAAAACTATATATCAATACTTTTTATGGTAGGCTTTTCTACTATATGCTTTGCTCAAATTACATTTAATGGTTGTCACCCATTGTTTGATGATCAAGATTTTATATTCACTGAAATCAGTACTGATGCCACAGGAAGAAACGTGTTTGAAACGATTCCTATTGATGGCAACCAACCCTGTAGTGGTGTTGGTATATGTGAGTTCAGAATTTCTTGGAATAATGTTGAAAATCGTTGGGAGTTTATAGCGGATGACGGAACCGGAGACTTTTCATCCCCGTTTTTAATTTATACCAATTCTGAAGCTTCAACTCCTAATCCACCAAGTTTGAATTTAGGAACTTGGGTTGAAAATGCAAGTGTTACAAGTGGCGATTGCGGCGGTGATTTAACCACAACAAATGCCACTCTTACGGGTGATGTTCAAGATACCACTTTGGGTGTTGATGTGTTGGGTTTAGAAAGTAGAGTAATGCTATACCCTAATCCAGCCAATGAAATTATACATATAAACCATAAAGGGTATGACATCGATAATGTGGCTATTTACAATGTGATAGGAAAACTGGTTTTAGATGCCAAAGTTTCAAGGAGCATTGATGTGTCCAAATTTAATTCCGGGCTGTATTTTGTTCGGATTCGAATTGAGAATCAAGAGCTTGTAAAAAAGCTTCTCATTAAGTAA
- a CDS encoding SPOR domain-containing protein encodes MKVLKLKINLLSAICFMLVSTSFYAQEGHITINQDKNISNLLALKKELNKDEDAPNRYKIQIYNGSRAGANAAQKEFHSNYSDWHSKIVFDTPNFKIWAGNFRTRLEADRALKRIKKNFPNAFIFRPKK; translated from the coding sequence ATGAAGGTGTTAAAATTAAAAATCAACTTATTATCTGCTATCTGTTTTATGCTCGTCTCAACAAGTTTCTATGCTCAAGAAGGACATATTACCATAAATCAGGATAAAAATATTTCTAATTTGTTAGCCCTTAAAAAAGAGCTAAATAAAGACGAAGATGCTCCAAATAGGTACAAAATACAAATTTATAATGGGAGTCGTGCAGGGGCTAATGCGGCTCAAAAAGAATTCCATTCCAACTATAGCGATTGGCACTCTAAAATTGTTTTTGACACCCCAAACTTTAAAATTTGGGCGGGCAATTTTAGAACCCGTTTGGAGGCCGATAGAGCATTAAAAAGAATTAAAAAAAACTTCCCAAATGCATTTATCTTTAGGCCTAAAAAATAA